The following coding sequences are from one Halorubrum sp. BOL3-1 window:
- a CDS encoding AAA family ATPase — translation MQGPLWTDAHAPELDEIRQDEARDRLGRAIDEPMNLVVQGPSGVGKTAAARALADASHADPDADLIEINVADFFGRTKKEIRTDPRFEGFLAGRSSMAKRDMINRVLKESASYAPMSGEYKTVLLDNAEAIREDFQQALRRVMEKHHRTTQFVIATRQPSKLIAPIRSRCFPIRVRSPTTDETIDVLEAICGREDVDYEGDGLEFVASAAGGDLREAILSAQATAVEGGEITMSTAYEALGDVGDDDALREALADARDGDLTDARSTLDDLLDEGYDGQELLRETLRVARAGSEYGGDDLARLHVLAGEADLDLSDGLDDATHLVHLLAAWAAGRTRLSPPLRDAEAAP, via the coding sequence ATGCAGGGACCGCTGTGGACGGACGCGCACGCGCCTGAACTCGACGAAATCCGGCAGGACGAGGCCCGTGACCGCCTGGGCCGGGCCATCGACGAGCCGATGAACCTCGTCGTTCAGGGACCGTCAGGGGTCGGGAAGACGGCGGCGGCGCGGGCGCTGGCCGACGCCTCCCACGCCGACCCGGACGCCGACCTGATCGAGATCAACGTCGCCGACTTCTTCGGCCGGACAAAAAAGGAGATCCGGACTGACCCGCGGTTCGAGGGCTTCCTCGCGGGGCGGAGCAGTATGGCGAAGCGCGACATGATAAACCGCGTGCTGAAGGAGTCCGCGTCGTACGCGCCGATGTCCGGCGAGTACAAGACGGTCCTGTTGGACAACGCGGAGGCGATCCGCGAGGACTTCCAGCAGGCGCTGCGGCGCGTGATGGAGAAGCACCACCGGACCACCCAGTTCGTGATCGCCACCCGCCAGCCCTCGAAGCTCATTGCTCCGATCCGGTCGCGCTGTTTCCCGATCCGCGTCCGCTCTCCGACGACCGACGAGACGATCGATGTCCTCGAAGCGATTTGTGGCCGCGAGGACGTCGATTACGAGGGCGACGGCCTGGAGTTCGTCGCCAGCGCGGCCGGCGGCGACCTCCGCGAGGCGATCCTCTCCGCGCAGGCGACTGCGGTCGAGGGCGGCGAGATCACCATGTCGACGGCCTACGAAGCGCTGGGTGATGTCGGAGACGACGACGCGCTCCGCGAGGCGCTCGCCGACGCCCGCGACGGCGACCTGACGGACGCGCGGTCGACCCTCGACGACCTCCTCGACGAGGGGTACGACGGCCAGGAGCTGCTCCGGGAGACCCTCCGGGTCGCCCGCGCCGGCTCCGAGTACGGCGGCGACGACCTCGCCAGGCTCCACGTGCTCGCGGGCGAGGCAGACCTCGACCTCTCGGACGGACTCGACGACGCGACCCACCTCGTCCACCTGCTCGCGGCGTGGGCGGCCGGACGGACCCGGCTCTCGCCCCCGCTGCGGGACGCGGAGGCGGCGCCGTGA
- a CDS encoding ABC transporter substrate-binding protein — protein sequence MTDRNTRLSRRHFVGATGAATLTGLAGCSGGDGSDGGDGGDGGDGSDGSDGSDGGDGSDGGAPLEVLHGWTGGDGARAAEALVTAFDEEYPDVEHEFNPIGGGGNQNLDAVVANRLQNNDAPSSFANWPGPNLQRYEGVLGEVDSVWESEGFADVMVDEAVDLHQYNGAYRAVPLGSHRLNCLFYNTSVVEEAGVDPDSLTSVSALIDALETVQSETDAVPMTHGASGTWTTTQLFSSTMLGQEGFDAYMNFVQGDPDEAAVRATFESLAEILGNYINEDAASIGLTESNQNITEGNAAFIHQGNWAAGAYRNAEDFAYNEDWGFKTYPGSEGMYMLHFDSFLYPSGNPTPDATEKFMAFVGSEAAQVAFNQFKGSIPTRTDVDISEFGPFLQETQQDFAEADERPPNIQHGLGVSSETRTALNDVVSSEFSGPYNVDAATEGFVDAVSN from the coding sequence ATGACAGACAGAAACACCAGGCTATCCCGACGGCACTTCGTCGGGGCGACAGGCGCAGCAACGCTGACCGGCCTCGCCGGCTGTTCCGGCGGCGACGGCTCCGACGGCGGCGATGGCGGCGACGGCGGCGACGGCAGCGACGGCTCCGACGGCAGCGACGGCGGCGACGGCTCCGACGGCGGAGCCCCGCTCGAAGTCCTCCACGGCTGGACCGGTGGGGACGGCGCGCGCGCCGCCGAGGCGCTCGTCACGGCCTTCGATGAGGAGTATCCGGACGTCGAACACGAGTTCAACCCCATCGGGGGCGGCGGCAACCAGAACCTCGACGCGGTCGTCGCGAACCGGCTCCAGAACAACGACGCGCCGAGTTCCTTCGCCAACTGGCCTGGCCCGAACCTCCAGCGCTACGAGGGCGTCCTGGGTGAAGTCGACAGCGTCTGGGAGTCCGAAGGCTTCGCGGACGTGATGGTCGACGAGGCGGTCGACCTCCACCAGTACAACGGCGCGTACCGCGCGGTCCCGCTTGGATCGCACCGGCTGAACTGCCTGTTCTACAACACGTCGGTCGTCGAGGAGGCGGGGGTCGACCCCGACTCGCTGACGAGCGTCTCGGCGCTGATCGACGCGCTGGAGACCGTCCAGAGCGAGACGGACGCGGTCCCGATGACCCACGGCGCGAGCGGGACCTGGACGACGACCCAGTTGTTCTCCTCGACCATGCTCGGACAGGAGGGCTTCGACGCGTACATGAACTTCGTTCAGGGGGACCCCGACGAGGCCGCCGTTCGGGCAACGTTCGAGTCGCTGGCGGAGATCCTCGGCAACTACATCAACGAGGACGCCGCCTCGATCGGACTCACCGAGTCCAACCAGAACATCACCGAAGGGAACGCGGCGTTCATCCACCAGGGGAACTGGGCGGCCGGCGCCTACCGGAACGCCGAGGACTTCGCGTACAACGAGGACTGGGGATTCAAGACTTACCCCGGCTCGGAGGGCATGTATATGCTCCACTTCGACTCGTTCCTCTACCCCTCGGGCAACCCGACTCCAGACGCGACGGAGAAGTTCATGGCGTTCGTCGGGAGCGAGGCGGCACAGGTCGCCTTCAACCAGTTTAAGGGCTCGATCCCGACCCGAACCGACGTCGATATAAGTGAGTTCGGGCCGTTCCTCCAGGAAACGCAACAGGACTTCGCCGAGGCCGACGAGCGGCCGCCGAACATCCAGCACGGGCTCGGCGTCTCCTCGGAGACGAGGACGGCACTGAACGACGTGGTCTCCAGCGAGTTCTCCGGACCGTACAACGTCGACGCCGCGACGGAAGGCTTCGTCGACGCGGTCTCCAACTGA
- a CDS encoding carbohydrate ABC transporter permease → MTRNTDNGDDSGDAVPDGGVTDDSVARGREGSGFSPVAALNERFGSDFVESSQFWLPPFLLVALFVYGAIIWNLLISLTDFRGFGTPNYSDLDFEMYTKALADSGFVDAAINTFILLLGFTLVTLALGLGLAILIDRNIRFENTFRTIYLLPMSLSFVVTAQFWAWMFNFNNGVINIVITSLGFGRVAWIGNPQIVLWAVMFALMWQFAGYAMVVFLAGLRAIPDEHYEAAKVDGASTVKMYWRVIIPQLKGSTISASVVLMVFALKAFDFLYSLVGGYRPPNGADILATKMVREAYANLNWAYASAIAITLFVMTLGIVGPYLYYQYNRGNL, encoded by the coding sequence ATGACACGGAATACAGACAACGGCGACGACAGTGGCGACGCGGTTCCGGACGGGGGCGTCACCGACGACAGCGTCGCCCGAGGCCGAGAGGGCTCCGGATTCAGCCCCGTGGCCGCACTGAACGAACGCTTCGGCAGCGACTTCGTGGAGTCGTCACAGTTCTGGCTGCCGCCGTTCCTGCTGGTGGCGCTGTTCGTCTACGGCGCGATCATCTGGAACCTCCTGATCTCGCTGACGGACTTCCGCGGCTTCGGGACGCCGAACTACAGCGACCTCGACTTCGAGATGTACACCAAGGCGCTGGCGGACAGCGGGTTCGTCGACGCCGCGATAAACACCTTCATCCTCCTCTTGGGGTTCACGCTGGTGACGCTCGCGCTCGGTCTCGGACTCGCGATCCTGATCGACCGGAACATCCGGTTCGAGAACACCTTCCGGACGATCTACCTCCTGCCGATGAGCCTCTCGTTCGTCGTCACCGCCCAGTTTTGGGCGTGGATGTTCAACTTCAACAACGGCGTCATCAACATCGTGATCACGTCGCTCGGGTTCGGCCGAGTCGCCTGGATCGGGAACCCGCAGATCGTCCTCTGGGCGGTCATGTTCGCCTTGATGTGGCAGTTCGCCGGGTACGCGATGGTCGTGTTCCTCGCGGGGTTGCGCGCCATCCCGGACGAACACTACGAAGCGGCCAAGGTCGACGGGGCCTCAACGGTCAAGATGTACTGGCGCGTGATCATCCCCCAGCTGAAGGGGTCGACGATCAGCGCATCCGTCGTCCTAATGGTGTTCGCGTTGAAGGCGTTCGACTTCCTCTACTCGCTGGTCGGCGGCTACCGGCCACCGAACGGGGCGGACATTCTCGCGACCAAGATGGTGCGTGAAGCGTACGCGAATCTGAACTGGGCGTACGCGTCGGCGATCGCCATCACGCTGTTCGTGATGACGCTCGGTATCGTCGGCCCGTACCTCTACTACCAGTACAACCGGGGGAACCTATGA
- a CDS encoding DUF4013 domain-containing protein: protein MRPSTSAVAYPVAGDAAERPLLAVWLLLALAVVVPLLPALPVVGYLVRVLAASERGDALPRFLADGRRLLQQSIGGLLACLVFLGVPFAALLVTVYGVVTLEPGANAPVGRILAGSTAMLFVALLGLYLLPISLTVYGQEGSIRRALSPGALRPVAGHPAYFFGWTLGFTALVVTVGVGGALFTLSRIGPLVGTFVLAYGLLVTAYLWGRAVERARRR from the coding sequence ATGCGCCCCTCGACATCCGCGGTCGCGTACCCGGTCGCCGGCGACGCCGCAGAGCGACCACTCCTCGCCGTCTGGCTGCTCCTCGCGCTCGCGGTCGTCGTCCCGCTGCTCCCGGCGCTGCCCGTCGTCGGCTACCTCGTCCGCGTACTGGCCGCCAGCGAGCGCGGCGACGCCCTGCCGCGGTTCCTCGCCGACGGACGGCGACTTCTTCAGCAATCGATCGGTGGACTGCTCGCCTGTCTTGTCTTCCTCGGCGTTCCCTTCGCCGCCCTCCTCGTGACCGTCTACGGCGTCGTGACCCTTGAACCGGGCGCGAACGCGCCGGTCGGCCGCATCCTCGCCGGTTCGACGGCAATGCTCTTCGTCGCGCTTCTCGGGCTTTATTTGCTCCCGATCTCCCTGACTGTGTACGGACAGGAGGGGTCGATCCGCCGCGCGCTCTCGCCGGGCGCCCTCCGGCCGGTCGCCGGTCACCCGGCCTACTTTTTCGGGTGGACGCTCGGGTTCACCGCGCTCGTCGTCACGGTCGGCGTCGGCGGCGCGCTGTTTACTCTCTCTCGGATCGGACCGCTCGTCGGCACGTTCGTCCTCGCCTACGGGCTCCTCGTGACCGCGTACCTCTGGGGGCGCGCGGTTGAGCGCGCGAGACGGCGATAA
- a CDS encoding DNA primase, translated as MDALDAKYPFFASAREAVAEAPVSLPELVAADAAAVDRARERVERALLEGTVASETGAFPGESAYDAQAELLSYPIARILVSLLDSDPAIEKYATAEAATAMDRVHRDLETDDELRSVSSATVALDDLLAEFDLGDTVRPDATAPAGTDRGAAGAVAGSGTGRDPSHYRIDVGPYLRLTSPDWGDSWRLVNRALADGAVRVSRDELLAALEAAVEERVAEGLPFELAADEGIAEALDSRVTDLRRLLSERTYAEPPDVVAPALFPPCMTNLIEKAERDVALSSAESFALMAFLVGIGMTPDEVVAFCGDTSLDAEGIRYQTEYLTDDRGTQYPPPTCETLANYGICHNEDDHMQVAADPLSYYEKRVAAADEVTDWRAGRETDEPSET; from the coding sequence ATGGACGCGCTCGACGCCAAGTACCCGTTCTTCGCGAGCGCCCGCGAGGCGGTCGCCGAGGCGCCGGTGTCGCTGCCGGAGCTCGTCGCGGCCGACGCCGCCGCCGTCGACCGCGCACGCGAGCGCGTCGAACGCGCCCTCCTCGAAGGGACGGTCGCCTCCGAGACCGGCGCGTTCCCGGGCGAGTCGGCGTACGACGCCCAGGCGGAGCTGCTCTCGTACCCCATCGCGCGGATCCTCGTCTCCCTGCTCGACTCCGACCCCGCCATTGAGAAGTACGCTACCGCGGAGGCGGCGACCGCGATGGACCGGGTTCACCGCGACCTCGAGACCGACGACGAGCTCCGGTCGGTGTCGTCCGCGACGGTCGCGCTCGACGACCTGCTCGCGGAGTTCGACCTCGGGGACACTGTCCGTCCCGACGCGACTGCTCCGGCCGGGACCGACCGCGGCGCCGCGGGCGCCGTCGCGGGGAGCGGTACCGGCCGCGACCCGAGCCACTACCGGATCGACGTCGGCCCGTACCTCCGGCTCACCTCGCCCGACTGGGGCGACTCGTGGCGGCTCGTCAACCGCGCGCTGGCCGACGGCGCGGTGCGCGTCTCCCGCGATGAGCTGCTCGCGGCGCTGGAGGCCGCCGTCGAGGAGCGCGTCGCAGAGGGGCTTCCCTTCGAGTTGGCGGCCGACGAGGGGATCGCGGAGGCGCTCGACTCGCGTGTCACCGACCTCAGGCGGCTGCTCTCCGAGCGGACGTACGCGGAGCCGCCCGACGTCGTCGCGCCCGCGCTGTTCCCGCCGTGTATGACCAACCTCATCGAGAAGGCCGAGCGCGATGTCGCGCTCTCGTCGGCCGAGTCGTTCGCGCTGATGGCGTTCCTCGTCGGTATCGGGATGACCCCCGACGAGGTCGTCGCCTTCTGTGGTGACACGAGCCTCGACGCCGAGGGGATCCGCTACCAGACCGAGTACCTGACCGATGACCGCGGTACCCAGTACCCGCCGCCGACGTGCGAGACGCTCGCGAACTACGGGATCTGTCACAACGAGGACGACCACATGCAGGTCGCGGCTGACCCGCTCTCGTACTACGAGAAACGGGTGGCCGCGGCCGACGAAGTGACCGACTGGCGGGCCGGTCGGGAGACGGACGAGCCGAGCGAGACGTGA
- a CDS encoding HVO_2922 family protein translates to MPEEIIHEETRSRTRQALATYFRRIARALGRGEPVPVDDAGTVTVDPTAESDVEVELEREDGTVHFEVEMEFEESETEVDEGAAASKATFELYADGADQHRWRLRHDNGNIVADGSEGYADKRDARSGIESVQRNAPGAHVVDLSRDEEAPDEGGSDATFELYADSVDQFRWRLRHDNSNIVADGGQGYASKQKAKQGLRSVKTNAPGAAVEETDS, encoded by the coding sequence ATGCCCGAAGAGATAATCCACGAGGAGACGCGGTCGCGGACGCGACAGGCGCTGGCCACATACTTCCGGCGTATCGCCCGAGCGCTCGGTCGGGGGGAGCCGGTCCCGGTCGACGACGCCGGGACGGTGACGGTCGACCCCACCGCCGAGTCCGACGTCGAGGTCGAACTCGAACGCGAGGACGGGACGGTCCACTTCGAGGTGGAGATGGAGTTCGAGGAGTCCGAGACCGAGGTCGACGAGGGCGCGGCCGCGAGCAAGGCGACCTTCGAGCTGTACGCGGACGGCGCCGACCAGCACCGGTGGCGGCTCCGCCACGACAACGGCAACATCGTCGCCGACGGCAGCGAGGGGTACGCGGACAAACGCGACGCCCGGTCGGGGATCGAGAGCGTCCAGCGGAACGCCCCGGGCGCGCACGTCGTCGACCTCTCCCGCGACGAGGAGGCGCCCGACGAGGGCGGTAGCGACGCGACCTTCGAGCTGTACGCGGACAGCGTCGACCAGTTCCGCTGGCGGCTCCGCCACGACAACAGCAACATTGTCGCCGACGGCGGACAGGGGTACGCCTCCAAACAGAAGGCGAAACAAGGGCTCCGGAGCGTGAAGACGAACGCGCCCGGCGCGGCGGTCGAGGAGACCGACTCGTAA
- a CDS encoding protein sorting system archaetidylserine decarboxylase, with amino-acid sequence MTRTPPLSRLLPFPVVDAAWNLALVPALAGAITLPFLPPVGVALVALAVGILWFHRDPDRDPPTGEETVLSPADGTVSVVREEGSRLRVGVFMNVTDVHVNRAPLAGEVREVRHRPGANRPAFDKESDRNEQVAIDCGEYELLVIAGWFARRIHPSVESGDRVERGDRVGHVSFGSRADVVLPADVTRDDLLVTEGDGVRAGETIIAERSD; translated from the coding sequence GTGACCCGAACGCCGCCACTCTCCCGGCTCCTCCCGTTTCCCGTCGTCGACGCGGCGTGGAACCTCGCGCTCGTCCCGGCGCTCGCGGGCGCCATTACGCTCCCGTTCCTCCCGCCGGTCGGAGTCGCGCTCGTCGCGCTCGCGGTCGGGATCCTCTGGTTTCACCGTGATCCGGACCGCGACCCGCCGACGGGCGAGGAGACGGTCCTCTCGCCGGCCGACGGCACCGTCTCCGTCGTCCGCGAAGAGGGGTCGCGGCTCCGTGTCGGCGTGTTCATGAACGTCACCGACGTCCACGTCAACCGCGCGCCGCTCGCGGGCGAGGTCCGCGAGGTCCGTCACCGTCCCGGCGCGAACCGCCCGGCGTTCGACAAGGAGTCGGACCGCAACGAGCAGGTCGCGATCGACTGCGGCGAGTACGAGCTGCTCGTCATCGCGGGCTGGTTCGCCCGCCGGATCCACCCGTCGGTCGAGTCGGGCGACCGCGTCGAGCGCGGCGACCGCGTCGGCCACGTCTCCTTCGGCTCCCGCGCCGACGTGGTGTTGCCCGCGGACGTGACCCGCGACGACCTGCTCGTCACCGAGGGCGACGGCGTGCGCGCGGGCGAGACGATCATCGCAGAGCGGTCCGATTGA